From Erigeron canadensis isolate Cc75 chromosome 8, C_canadensis_v1, whole genome shotgun sequence, one genomic window encodes:
- the LOC122609688 gene encoding uncharacterized protein LOC122609688, translated as MGASESVEITKEDEQEREEYAKDFHDQGNHETIKLLEKDGYNSMTNALEQDPEMSLSISSLSPQLSSLNTPRFDSSIKDSNPHLISNINRTFSLDMIDDDRTFEIYVICHGECHMNLKPDLVAGRCPEAALTPNGKRQSRALAVFLKSQGIRFNAIYTSPLDRARATAIPVCQEMNFPENKIQTADALNDMSQGSWEGCRHSDVYTPSILSVMERLQPDFCAPCGETLRQVEFRMMEFLNGIVSCLPEKLKFDYLPPDESPPLLPKLDIPVRPKIGPSKRKPSKSRLQMVHASGDHEADDEMSPRVPNKHREHKVFPELSLKNVNNDSNYNNDNNNCCLPTSSSCCCIGVFSHSVPIRCLVTSILGCSPTMSTKICIQDSSVTVFQYSRKMGWQIKRVNDTCHLRLM; from the exons ATGGGGGCATCTGAGTCTGTAGAAATCACGAAAGAAGACGAACAAGAACGAGAAGAATATGCAAAAGATTTTCACGATCAAGGTAATCACGAGACGATAAAGTTATTGGAAAAAGATGGTTATAATTCGATGACAAATGCTCTTGAACAAGACCCAGAAATGTCACTTTCTATATCGTCCTTATCACCTCAATTATCATCTCTTAATACGCCACGTTTTGATTCATCTATAAAGGATTCAAACCCTCATCTCATATCAAACATAAATCGTACCTTTTCATTGGATATGATTGATGATGATCGAACGTTTGAGATATACGTGATATGTCACGGTGAATGTCACATGAACCTAAAGCCTGATCTGGTTGCTGGTCGGTGTCCTGAAGCCGCATTAACGCCAAATGGGAAAAGACAATCAAGAGCATTAGCAGTATTTTTAAAATCACAAGGAATTCGGTTTAACGCCATTTATACCTCACCTTTAGATCGGGCTCGTGCAACAGCTATTCCTGTTTGTCAG GAGATGAATTTTCCAGAGAACAAGATACAAACCGCGGATGCACTAAACGATATGAGTCAAGGAAGTTGGGAGGGTTGCCGCCACTCGGATGTATATACCCCTTCGATCCTAAGTGTAATGGAGAGATTACAACCTGATTTTTGTGCACCCTGTGGAGAAACACTAAGGCAAGTGGAATTTCGAATGATGGAATTCTTAAATGGAATAGTGTCATGTTTGCctgaaaaactaaaatttgattaTCTGCCTCCTGATGAGTCTCCTCCGCTGCTACCTAAACTAGATATACCCGTGAGGCCTAAAATAGGTCCATCAAAACGAAAGCCAAGCAAGAGCCGTTTACAAATGGTGCACGCAAGTGGAGATCATGAGGCTGATGATGAGATGTCACCTAGAGTGCCTAACAAGCATCGCGAACATAAGGTGTTCCCTGAATTAAGTTTGAAAAATGTCAACAACGACAGCAACTATAACAATGACAATAACAATTGTTGTCTTCCGACTAGTTCATCTTGTTGCTGCATAGGTGTATTTAGTCATTCGGTACCTATCAGATGTCTAGTTACAAGTATCCTTGGTTGTAGTCCAACCATGTCCACCAAAATCTGCATTCAAGATTCGTCAGTAACGGTTTTTCAATATTCACGGAAAATGGGTTGGCAGATTAAAAGAGTGAATGATACTTGTCATCTTAGACTTATGTAG
- the LOC122578326 gene encoding mitochondrial phosphate carrier protein 3, mitochondrial encodes MSISDTSRQSLIPNYLYSASSTTSNLLNLNKFSNNSKPSLFSAPPMEPKQQQNFMIGAPSEPFGKIEMYSPRFYAACTAGGILSCGLTHMTVTPLDLVKCNMQIDPLKYKSISSGFGVLFKEQGVKGFFRGWVPTLLGYSAQGACKFGFYEFFKKYYSDIAGPEYAAKYKTLIYLAGSASAEFIADIALCPMEAVKVRVQTQPGFARGLSDGLPKFVKSEGVLGLYKGLVPLWGRQIPYTMMKFASFETIVEALYKYAIPTPKNECSKPFQLGVSFAGGYVAGVLCAVVSHPADNLVSFLNNAKGASVKDGIKKFGWWGLFTRGLPLRIVMIGTLTGAQWGIYDAFKVFVGLPTTGGAAPPAAIEAAKA; translated from the exons ATGTCAATTTCCGATACATCTCGTCAATCTCTGATCCCTAACTACCTCTATTCTGCTTCATCAACCACATCTAACTTACTGAATCTGAACAAATTTAGCAACAATTCAAAACCTAGCTTGTTTTCTGCACCTCCTATGGAACCGAAACAGCAACAGAATTTCATGATAGGTGCTCCGAGCGAGCCGTTTGGTAAGATCGAGATGTATTCGCCTCGATTTTACGCTGCTTGTACTGCTGGTGGTATTTTAAGCTGTGGTTTGACTCATATGACTGTTACTCCTCTGGATCTCGTTAAATGTAACATGCAG ATCGATCCTCTTAAGTACAAGAGTATCTCGTCTGGTTTTGGGGTATTGTTCAAGGAGCAGGGTGTTAAGGGTTTCTTCAGAGGATGGGTCCCTACTCTGCTTGGTTACAGTGCCCAGGGTGCTTGCAAGTTTGGATTCTATGAGTTCTTCAAGAAATATTACTCTGACATTGCTGGCCCGGAGTATGCTGCTAAGTACAAGACTTTGATCTACCTTGCTGGTTCTGCATCTGCAGAGTTTATTGCTGACATTGCTCTTTGTCCCATGGAAGCAGTCAAGGTTCGTGTCCAGACACAGCCTGGTTTTGCCAGGGGTTTGAGTGATGGACTTCCGAAGTTTGTCAAATCTGAAGGCGTGCTTGG GTTATACAAGGGGTTGGTGCCGCTATGGGGACGCCAGATACCAT ATACGATGATGAAGTTTGCTTCATTTGAGACTATCGTTGAGGCGCTTTACAAGTACGCCATCCCTACACCCAAAAATGAATGCAGCAAACCCTTTCAGCTCGGTGTCAGTTTTGCTGGTGGTTATGTGGCTGGTGTTCTCTGCGCTGTTGTATCTCATCCTGCTGATAATCTTGTCTCCTTCCTAAACAATGCTAAGGGAGCAAGTGTTAAAGAT GGTATAAAGAAGTTTGGATGGTGGGGTCTGTTCACCCGGGGGCTTCCCCTACGTATTGTCATGATCGGAACCCTCACTGGAGCTCAATGGGGAATCTATGATGCTTTCAAAGTTTTTGTTGGGCT GCCGACCACTGGTGGTGCTGCACCTCCAGCTGCCATTGAGGCTGCAAAAGCCTAG
- the LOC122580493 gene encoding B3 domain-containing transcription factor FUS3, which produces MERNEACGLSPFAGRFDLGIGMGMGMDMDMDMGMGMNLVGVQEQQAADIKPNIDDKHINVNNNNKNNNNNKNVQDDDERDLVAAARFDFLKKKRMPRFRRGASAAAVRSFPHLTSFATPIPTSIVDQGRLTFLFSKKLQKSDVGVLKRIVLPKKPAETHLPALIAKEGIILEMDDMVGMHVWCFKFRFWPNNNSRMYVLEGTGEFAEEHELQLGDYIMLYRDSVNLNYVIHAVKAYEVEEFTKKEVKTSVRTQGKSGKTPPNNCGLMNQSWPWGGLEVELLNPTNYPMNVSPVEDQMDMTFVYDTSYSNDTMTPLDFLDGFMTSYPTSQPNFAIDNLSIDDLYKI; this is translated from the exons atggagAGAAACGAGGCGTGTGGCTTGTCACCATTTGCCGGCCGGTTTGATTTGGGAATAGGAATGGGAATGGGTATGGATATGGATATGGATATGGGTATGGGTATGAATCTCGTTGGTGTTCAGGAACAACAAGCTGCTGACATTAAACCAAACATTGATGACAaacatattaatgttaataataataataaaaataataataataataagaatgttCAAGATGATGACGAAAGGGATCTGGTTGCGGCTGCTCGGTTCGATTTTCTTAAGAAAAAAAGGATGCCCAGATTCCGACGAGGTGCATCCGCCGCCGCTGTTCGGTCTTTTCCGCATTTAACTTCCTTTGCTACCCCGATTCCGACAAGT ATTGTCGATCAGGGAAGGCTCACATTTCTCTTTAGCAAGAAGCTGCAGAAAAGTGACGTTGGCGTACTCAAAAGAATTGTGCTGCCAAAG AAACCAGCAGAAACACACCTACCTGCACTGATCGCTAAGGAAGGTATCATTTTGGAGATGGATGACATGGTTGGCATGCATGTGTGGTGTTTCAAGTTTAG GTTTTGGCCAAACAACAACAGTCGCATGTATGTCCTTGAGGGCACTG GGGAATTTGCCGAGGAACACGAGTTGCAACTGGGTGATTATATAATGTTGTATCGAGATTCGGTTAACCTCAACTAT GTAATACATGCCGTAAAAGCTTATGAAGTGGAGGAGTTCACAaaaaaagaagtgaaaactAGTGTCCGTACTCAGGGGAAATCTGGCAAAACACCACCAAATAACTGTGGTTTGATGAATCAGAGTTGGCCCTGGGGTGGCCTTGAAGTTGAGCTACTTAATCCTACTAACTACCCTATGAACGTTTCGCCCGTAGAGGATCAGATGGACATGACCTTCGTTTATGACACCAGCTATTCCAATGACACTATGACTCCACTTGATTTCTTGGATGGATTCATGACAAGCTACCCAACTTCTCAGCCTAATTTTGCCATTGATAATTTGTCTATTGATGATCTCTATAAGATCTAG